One segment of Carya illinoinensis cultivar Pawnee chromosome 13, C.illinoinensisPawnee_v1, whole genome shotgun sequence DNA contains the following:
- the LOC122291595 gene encoding serine/threonine-protein kinase CTR1-like, translating to MHCDHTDTRSTSPVASSVKDFEVLGHYKETGSFRSWAQKTAESYQLQLALALRLSAQAARADDPNFLEFKSGDRGTPLPSASAEAMSHRFWVNGCLSYFDRIPDGFYLIHGMDPYAWTLSTDEQNSGRVPSFESLKAVDPRDDMSINVVLIDKSRDPGLKELQNRLLILSGGWIPIEDMADQLAIIVCNQLGGAASTEEKLGARWGESFEVLKDCRGSVILPIGSLSVGLCVHRALLFKVLADMVNLPCRIAKGCKYCRRDVSASCLVQFSPEREYLVDLIGMPGALSQPDSSLNGTSSILVSSPLCHPRFKQVGAENSSMLAKLYFSDCQPLHLQFDDASSDTAFNEDDKTGPKVSGHLSDFDRKNIVCTSSEYHDCQSVTSSILNLDEEDLVIPWSELVLKEKIGKGSFGTVYYASWRSSDVAVKILIEQDFHAERFKEFLREVATMKRLRHPNIVLFMGAVTQPPNLSIVTEYLSRGSLYTLLKMPDAGVILDEKRRINMAYDVAKGMNYLHQLRPPIVHRDLKSSNLLVDAAYTVKVCDFGVSRSKANTFLSSKTAAGTPEWMAPEVLRNEPSDEKSDIYSFGVILWELVTLQQPWRNLTAPQVVGAVGFKGERLEIPNTVNREVAALIEACWVSETRKRPSFSQIMKSLQQILINSKLQRARAHIP from the exons ATGCACTGTGATCACACTGACACGAGATCGACGTCTCCAGTGGCGTCGTCGGTGAAGGATTTCGAGGTGCTGGGTCACTACAAGGAGACGGGCTCGTTCAGGAGCTGGGCGCAGAAGACTGCGGAGAGCTACCAGCTCCAGCTTGCTCTGGCACTTCGCCTCTCCGCCCAGGCTGCCCGTGCCGATGATCCCAATTTCTTGGAGTTCAAATCCGGCGACCGGGGAACTCCGTTGCCTTCTGCTTCTGCTGAGGCTATGTCTCATCGATTCTGG GTGAATGGCTGTTTGTCGTACTTTGACAGAATTCCGGATGGTTTTTACCTTATCCATGGGATGGATCCATATGCGTGGACTCTAAGTACTGATGAGCAGAACAGTGGTCGCGTCCCATCGTTTGAATCGTTGAAGGCTGTTGACCCCCGTGACGATATGTCAATCAATGTGGTTTTGATCGATAAATCTAGAGATCCTGGTTTGAAGGAACTGCAGAATAGGCTACTCATTCTTTCTGGTGGCTGGATTCCCATAGAAGACATGGCTGATCAGCTTGCAATCATTGTTTGTAATCAATTGGG GGGTGCGGCTTCTACAGAAGAAAAATTGGGTGCACGCTGGGGGGAGAGTTTTGAAGTTCTGAAAGACTGCCGAGGCTCTGTCATACTACCAATTGGAAGCTTATCAGTAGGCCTCTGTGTCCATCGTGCGTTACTGTTTAAA GTGCTAGCGGACATGGTTAACCTACCATGCCGAATTGCGAAGGGCTGCAAATACTGTAGAAGGGATGTATCTGCCTCCTGCCTTGTGCAATTTAGCCCTGAAAG GGAATATTTGGTTGATTTGATTGGGATGCCGGGAGCATTAAGCCAGCCAGATTCCTCGCTCAATGGTACATCCTCCATCTTGGTCTCTTCACCGTTATGTCATCCAAGATTTAAACAAGTCGGGGCAGAGAACTCCAGTATGCTAGCCAAACTGTATTTTTCCGATTGCCAGCCACTTCATCTTCAATTTGACGATGCTTCTTCGG ATACTGCTTTCAATGAAGATGACAAAACTGGCCCAAAGGTCTCTGGTCATTTGAGTGACTTTGACAGAAAAAATATTGTATGCACTTCAAGTGAATACCATGATTGTCAATCAGTTACTTCAAGTATACTTAATCTTGATGAAGAGGACTTGGTTATCCCATGGAGTGAACTTGTTCTAAAGGAGAAAATTGGAAAAG GTTCTTTTGGAACTGTTTATTATGCTAGCTGGCGCAGTTCG GATGTTGCGGTCAAAATTcttattgaacaagatttcCATGCAGAGCGCTTCAAGGAATTTTTAAGAGAG GTTGCAACCATGAAACGTTTACGACATCCAAATATTGTTCTCTTCATGGGTGCTGTTACTCAGCCCCCAAACTTGTCCATAGTTACTGAATACTTATCAAG AGGTAGCTTGTATACGCTTTTGAAAATGCCTGATGCTGGAGTGATATTGGATGAGAAGCGTAGAATAAATATGGCTTATGATGTG GCAAAGGGGATGAATTATCTTCATCAACTTAGACCTCCTATTGTCCATCGAGATCTGAAGTCTTCAAACCTTTTGGTGGATGCGGCATATACAGTAAAG GTTTGTGACTTTGGCGTTTCCCGCTCGAAGGCAAACACTTTTCTTTCATCCAAAACAGCTGCAGGGACT CCTGAGTGGATGGCACCAGAAGTTCTCCGTAATGAGCCATCTGATGAGAAGTCTGATATTTACAGCTTTGGTGTAATCTTGTGGGAACTTGTGACCCTGCAACAGCCTTGGAGAAATTTAACTGCACCACAG GTTGTTGGAGCTGTTGGTTTTAAGGGTGAAAGGCTCGAGATTCCAAACACTGTAAATCGTGAAGTGGCTGCCTTGATTGAGGCCTGCTGGGTGAG TGAAACCCGGAAACGCCCTTCATTCTCGCAAATTATGAAATCTTTGCAGCAAATTCTCATAAATTCCAAACTTCAGCGAGCTCGTGCACACATTCCATGA
- the LOC122291594 gene encoding ribosomal protein S14, mitochondrial, with amino-acid sequence MEIQKENRNIHDHQRRQMAAKFELKRKLFKAFLRDPDLPAEVREQQQYKLAKLPRNSSFTRLRNRCIFTGRPRGVYQFFRMSRIVFRELASRGALNGVKKASW; translated from the coding sequence ATGGAGATCCAGAAAGAGAACCGCAACATCCACGACCACCAACGCCGTCAGATGGCGGCGAAATTCGAGCTGAAGCGCAAGCTTTTCAAGGCCTTTCTAAGAGATCCTGATCTCCCTGCCGAGGTTCGGGAACAGCAGCAGTACAAGCTGGCCAAGTTGCCCAGAAACAGCTCCTTCACGCGCCTCAGAAACCGGTGCATCTTCACGGGTCGCCCTCGCGGCGTGTACCAGTTCTTCCGGATGTCCCGTATCGTTTTCCGTGAATTGGCCTCCCGAGGTGCTCTCAATGGCGTTAAGAAAGCGTCTTGGTAG